From the genome of Planktothrix sp. FACHB-1365, one region includes:
- the rpsS gene encoding 30S ribosomal protein S19: MSRSLKKGPFVADHLLSKVEKLNAKGEKQVIKTWSRASTIIPQMVGHTIAVHNGKQHVPVFVTDQMVGHKLGEFAPTRTFRGHAKSDKKARR, encoded by the coding sequence ATGTCTCGTTCACTTAAAAAAGGCCCCTTTGTGGCGGATCATCTCCTGAGCAAAGTTGAAAAACTCAATGCCAAGGGAGAAAAACAAGTCATCAAAACTTGGTCAAGAGCATCGACAATTATTCCCCAGATGGTGGGTCATACGATCGCCGTCCATAACGGAAAACAACACGTTCCTGTGTTTGTTACGGATCAAATGGTGGGTCACAAATTAGGGGAATTTGCTCCAACTCGCACCTTTCGGGGTCACGCCAAAAGTGACAAAAAAGCCCGCCGTTAG
- the rplV gene encoding 50S ribosomal protein L22, producing MAIDTSTEVKAIARYIRMSPSKVRRVLDQIRGRSYREALIILEFMPYRSCEPILKVLRSAVANAEHNQGLDPANLVISQAYADQGPTIKRFRPRAQGRAYQIRKPTCHIVVAVAPQAES from the coding sequence ATGGCTATAGATACTAGCACCGAAGTAAAAGCGATCGCTCGTTACATTCGGATGTCACCTTCCAAAGTAAGACGGGTTTTAGATCAGATTCGGGGACGATCCTATCGAGAAGCGTTGATCATCTTGGAATTCATGCCCTATCGCTCTTGTGAGCCGATTCTCAAGGTTTTGCGCTCGGCGGTGGCTAACGCAGAACACAACCAGGGATTAGATCCAGCGAACTTGGTGATTTCTCAGGCTTACGCCGATCAAGGTCCGACGATTAAACGGTTTAGACCCCGTGCTCAAGGTCGGGCTTACCAAATTCGCAAGCCGACTTGTCATATTGTTGTTGCTGTGGCTCCTCAAGCGGAAAGCTAA
- the rpsC gene encoding 30S ribosomal protein S3 gives MGQKIHPVGFRLGITQEHRSRWFADSKQYPELLQEDHTIREFVRKELNNAGISKVRIERKADQIDLEVQTARPGVVVGRGGTGIESLRLGLQKKLGSHRQIRINVVEVARVDADATLIAEYIAQQLEKRVSFRRVVRQAITRAQKAGIEGIKIQVSGRLNGAEIARTEWTREGRVPLHTLRADIDYAYCTALTIYGILGVKVWVFKGEIIPGQEEVAASTTTQPRRNRQPRRQKYDDRSNEG, from the coding sequence ATGGGACAAAAAATTCATCCTGTTGGGTTTCGACTGGGAATTACCCAAGAGCATCGATCTCGTTGGTTTGCTGATTCCAAACAGTATCCTGAACTGTTACAAGAAGATCATACGATTCGGGAATTTGTGCGTAAGGAACTCAACAATGCCGGGATTTCTAAAGTCCGTATTGAACGCAAAGCCGATCAAATTGATTTAGAAGTCCAAACCGCTAGACCTGGTGTTGTTGTCGGTCGGGGGGGAACAGGGATTGAATCTCTGCGCCTGGGCCTTCAGAAAAAACTAGGGTCACATCGCCAAATTCGGATCAATGTCGTGGAAGTTGCCCGCGTTGATGCCGATGCCACCTTGATTGCTGAGTATATCGCTCAACAACTCGAAAAACGGGTTTCCTTCCGTCGAGTCGTGCGTCAGGCGATTACACGGGCACAAAAAGCCGGAATTGAAGGCATCAAAATTCAAGTCAGTGGTCGGTTAAATGGTGCAGAAATTGCCCGAACCGAATGGACTCGTGAGGGCAGGGTTCCTCTGCATACTTTGCGGGCTGATATTGACTACGCCTATTGTACGGCTTTGACTATCTACGGCATTCTGGGTGTTAAAGTTTGGGTCTTCAAGGGCGAAATTATTCCGGGACAAGAGGAAGTGGCTGCCTCAACGACGACTCAACCTCGTCGAAATCGGCAACCTCGTCGTCAGAAATATGACGACCGTTCTAACGAAGGATAA
- the rplP gene encoding 50S ribosomal protein L16: protein MLSPRRTKFRKQQRGRMKGQATRGNDLNFGDFALQALEPCWITSRQIEAARRAMTRYIRRGGKIWIRIFPDKPVTMRAAETRMGSGKGAPEYWVAVVKPGRVLFEIAGVSEEIAREAMRLAAFKLPIKTKFVARSVEEEAQ from the coding sequence ATGTTAAGTCCCAGAAGAACAAAATTCCGCAAACAACAGCGTGGCCGGATGAAAGGTCAAGCCACTCGCGGTAATGATCTCAACTTCGGTGATTTTGCACTGCAAGCCTTAGAACCCTGTTGGATTACCTCTCGTCAAATTGAAGCGGCTCGTCGAGCAATGACCCGTTATATTCGTCGGGGGGGCAAAATTTGGATTCGGATTTTCCCGGATAAACCTGTGACGATGCGGGCTGCTGAAACCCGGATGGGTTCGGGTAAAGGGGCTCCTGAATATTGGGTGGCTGTGGTGAAACCCGGTCGGGTGCTGTTTGAAATTGCAGGAGTTTCCGAAGAAATTGCACGGGAAGCGATGCGGTTAGCGGCGTTTAAGTTGCCGATTAAAACCAAGTTTGTTGCTCGTTCCGTTGAGGAAGAAGCTCAGTAA